The DNA region agattcaaaaaaaaattaaaaaattataaaaaattaaaaaaaaacattaaaaaaaattaaaaatgagcaattctctaccaaaaccgtatgtaaatattcaaacagctgtaacttttgagtgaattttctgatcaatttggtgtcttcggcaaagttgtaggtattaatgaggacttttgagaaaaatataggtacacggaaaaaaaatcgcggatttttttatcaacttttttttcactaaaactcaatttcccaaaatacgtattttttgattttcgtgattttttgatatgttttaggggacaaaaatccgcaacttttgagccatagagaaacatggtcaaaaaatctgccgccgagttatgaatttttgaaaaaaatagtgatttttagaaaaaagcgaagtttcatgcaaaaacaagtttgacattacttttcaatgcaaaattgaatttgcaatcgaaaagtactctacagattttttgataaatggctctgttttcaagatatagccacccaaagtttgattttagcgaaatatttgcagtttttcaattttttaaaaatagtgaccatgagtgaccatttctaaaaatatttttttttttgaaaagttcataaaatttgctataaaattgtctaagagacattgaagattggacctctggttgctgagatacagcggcttaaagaaaaagaaacacgtaaattgaagttttctaactctcacccaaacagcccaccattttgtaatgacgatatctcagcaataaatggtgacgatatctcagcaattaaagggccaaatattgaatattacgcccatttaaaatgctagtcttgatttaattttttttaaaatatgttttttcgaaaagatcggaaaatttcacgaatgtttcatgtattaacattgaaaatcggaccatcagttgctgagatatcgtcattagaaaattgtgtgttttttttggtgatattaagaaaacttcaattttcgagtttctttttcttaaagcggctctatctcagcaacccgaggtccaatcttcaatgtctcttagacaattttatagcaaattttctgaacttttcaaaaaaaatatttggtcactcatgcacggtgctcaaaataccgttattatgaaaaaaaatatgcactccgagattttggggtctatcgattccttacaccatagcgcatctttgtgcaaaaaataaaaacattcgctgatgtagttttcgagatacagcccttttaagatgttacatccgatttttaataagaaaaccaaaacaatcaatacaatttcagcactttaaagaatatgcatttcgagataaaggttttttttgcttcatatgactgtcaagtatctctgggccaagttttagaaggtttgctgatgtagttctcgagatacagccattttaaaatgttatttccgattttttcaaagaaaatccataaaatcaatacaatttcagcactttaaagaatatgcatttcgagataatgatgttttttgcttcatatgactgtcaagtatctctgggacaagtttcagaaggtttgctgatgtagttctcgagatacagccattttaaaatgttatttccgattttttcaaagaaaatctattTAATCGGCGTTAAAAGTCCGAAATAGTAAATTAATTCGGCTGTTCCTCAAAAacaacatcagcaaaccttctgaaacctAGCCCAGAGATGCTTGACAGTCATATAAAGCAAAATTTATCATTATCTCGGATTGCATATTCTtacaaatgctgaaattgtattgattttatagattttctttgaaaaaataggaaacaacattttaaaatggctgtatctcgagaactacatcagcaaactttctgaaacttggcccagagatacttgacagtcatatgaagcaaaaaacatcattatctcgaaatgcatattctttaaagtgctgaaattgtattgattttatggattttctttgaaaaaatcggaaataacattttaaaatggctgtatctcgagaaccacatcagcaaaccttctgaaacttggcccagagatacttgacagtcatatgaagcaaaaaacatcattatctcgaaatgcatattctttaatgcgcagaaattgtattaattttatggattttctttgaaaaaatcggaaataacattttaaaatggctgtatctcgagaactacatcagcaaaccttctgaaacttggcccagagatacttgacagtcatatgaagcaaaaaacatcattatctcgaaatgcatattctttaatgcgcagaaattgtattaattttatggattttctttgaaaaaatcggaaataacattttaaaatggctgtatctcgagaactacatcagcaaaccttctgaaacttgtcccagagatacttgacagtcatatgaagcaaaaaacatcattatctcgaaatgcatattctttaaagtgctgaaattgtattgattttatggattttctttggaaaaatcggaaataacattttaaaatggctgtatctcgagaactacatcagcaaactttctgaaacttggcccagagatacttgacagtcatatgaagcaaaaacatcattatctcgaaatgcatattctttaaagtgctgaaattgtattgattttatggattttctttgaaaaaatcggaaataacattttaaaatggctgtatctcgagaaccacatcagcaaaccttctgaaacttgtcccagagatgcttgacagtcatatgaagcaaaaaacatcattatctcgaaatgcatattctttaaagtgctgaaattgtattgattttatggattttctttgaaaaaatcggaaataacattttaatatggctttatctcgagaactacatcagcaaaccttctgaaacttggcccagagatacttgacagtcatatgaagcaaaaaacatcattatctcgaaatgcatattctttaatgcgcagaaattgtattaattttatggattttctttgaaaaaatcggaaataacattttaaaatggctgtatctcgagaactacatcagcaaaccttctgaaacttgtcccagagatacttgacagtcatatgaagcaaaaaacatcattatctcgaaatgcatattctttaaagtgctgaaattgtattgattttatggattttctttggaaaaatcggaaataacattttaaaatggctgtatctcgagaactacatcagcaaaccttctaaaACTTggtccagagatacttgacagtcatatgaagcaaaaaaaacctttatctcgaaatgcatattctttaaagtgctgaaattgtattgattgttttggttttcttattaaaaatcggatgtaacatcttaaaagggctgtatctcgaaaactacatcagcgaatgtttttattttttgcacagagatgcgctatggtgtaaggaatcgatagatcccaaaatctcggagtgcatattttttttcataataacggtattttgagcaccgtgtcatggtcactatttttaaaaattgaaaaactgcaaatatttcgctaaaatcaaactttcggtatcttgaaaacggagccctttatcaaaaaatctgtaaagtacttttcgattgcaaattcaattttgcattgaaaagtaatgtcaaacttgtttttgcatgaaacttcgcttttttctaaaaatcactatttttaaaaatttataactcggcggcagattttctgaccatgtttctctatggctcaaaagttgcggatttttgtcccctaaaacatatcaaaaaatcacgaaaatcaaaaaatacgtattttgggaaattaagttttagtgaaaaaaaagttgataaaaaaaatccgcgatTTTTTTTCCCATGTAcctatatttttctcaaaagtcctcattaatacctacaactttgccgaagacaccaaattgatcagaaaattcactcaaaagttacagctgtttgaatatttacataccatttttgtatggacagctgccaacattgtatggagacttgtatggatgaaccaatgacacaaaatagcttatttggtcacagggaaggctcccacaaagtttgagccaaataaaaaaatacaaaaaataaaaatggtcgaaatcggccgatttcgtagagagttgctcaaatgacaaaatttaaaaaaataaaataataaaaaaatcccaaaaatataacaaaataaaaaaattaaaaaattaaaataaagaaaattaaaattaaaaaaaaatctaaagaattgaaaaaaaattaaaaattaaaaaaaaatctaaaaataaaaaaaatgtaaaaagatttttaaaaaaataaaaatttaaaaaaaaaatcaaaatttaagaaaagtttaaaattagaaaaaaagcatgaaaaaaatgaaaacatttaaaaaaaataaaaaaaaataaaaaaaattgaaaaaaaatctaaataaaaaaattaagaaaaaaataaaaaaaaatagaattaaaaataaattatcagatttaaagaaatttaatattaaaaaaatcaaaaaaaaatatttaaaaattgaaaaaaaaatataaaaaaaatagaaagattgaaaaaaataaataaaaagaaattgacaaaaaacaaaaaaaaataggtttttcaaataaaaaaaaaaacaacggctATTTAAACGCAGTTTtgaatttctgtatttttgaggttttgtatttttgtattttaaaatttttgaatttgtgtattttttgatttttttgtatttttgaattatgaaattttcgaatttttgaatttaaaaaaaaatataagctattaaaacgcatttttgaatttttaaaatttttgaatttttaaatttttgattttttaaatttttaaattaaaaaaaatcaattaaatttttgaattttttaattttttgaattattaaatatttaaattttttaatttttgaattttaaaatttttgaatttttaaatttttgaattttaatttttttgaatttttaaattattaaatttttaaattttagaaattttgaatttttgaattttaaaatttttgaattttagaatttttgagtcatacaaaagagcagacatacaaaaatctccgaaacacgcattcaaaactttgccctggcttgccggtacttgtcgggtatcagaaaatgagtacactcaaaccccgatggtttgacaccaactgttgtcaaacgaacggggtcactttttagtttgacaccctttttacacggcgctcacacacactaccaaacgtttgttctgatagtgtgcgtgaggcctgtgtaaaaagtgacagttcgtcactttttagtttgattttgaccaaccaacggggtacaaactaaaaaagtgtcaaacgaaaaagtgaccaaccaccgggggttgagtgtacccgacaggtaccgacacaaatttttcttctacagatgaacttgagatcaaattgatacctgctttgctacgcgcggtgggagacttGGGGGCAAACgcgagagcaaatttggtgagaatcaaatcgggtagcaaatggtttaactttcgacattttcgaaaaatgaaattcattgaaattttcaaaaggattaaaatgttttataaactttcagcatttctaggcatgaatcaaaacataattattgattttgaaggtaaacgagagcaaaaaatgataaaaacccatatttgcccagcgcggtgggcttgtttcggtggcaaatttgctatcctatcggtggggatgacggagttttttcaagatggcaaatttgatctcggtattcatgagccgggtgcaaatttgatttgcaccccagcggtggagatgccctaataagctaccgtaaactggggtcaatcaatttttgaaatgtttgatttacttaaaaaattgtatgctTCCgataaaatgcttttaaaattgTTGGTTCTAATGGAAATTTcgacaaattacaaatttcgaTCGTACTTTCTGGTTCCACGATAGAGAATTCTAACAGAAAACGAACCGCAGAATTTGGTGTGTAGGATTCGCTCTAGTCAAGTAGTgcgatcaaaaaatgttgtatgtaaTTTTTACAACTTACAAAACAACGGAACATTCTTTCGTTCAAATAAAACAACgccttttttgtagattttgaaacatttattttacttttcattttcattcaattaCTTACACGTGTAAATTATGTTTATGCTTCTTCTCCTTCCTTCTTCTGTTTACTCCAACAATTAAAACATCTCGtccgttatttttttgtttttgctttgtttcATTTTGTCGCAAACAcaggatttttgttttcaactaCGTTAGTTTAGTGTTCCATTTTGTTTACCAGCGTTTAAGATTTTGATTTCcggcatttttttatatgaaaaagtaGCTTTCTACTTTCAAGAGATCACCCACCTAATGTGGGGGCCATTGGATTTGAATTCGCTACCGAGAGaggagtgtgtgtgtttgtgtgcggaCGCTACTCTTCTTCTACTGCATTCATTCTACTTGGAAAAGTTTGTTTGCTGGAAGTACGACGACGACGTTCGATTGTTTGTAAATGTCTTGCTCTgggtgcgtttttttttttacttttgtgaACAATGTGGCgacgtgtttgtttgtttttgcgacTCGATAATCAAAATTAAGCACTCGGAACAAATGTGAATCCATTTTCTACCCTTGTTTATTgtgtattttctttaaaaagcttCTGGTGGGTCTATTCCCTAAAATGGTTTTACCGTAGTGCCTACTGTAAATAGTACCGAGAAAGAAAGTCGCCGCGAAGCGTTTTTCCGTTTTGTGGTCTTAATCTCTAAACTCTGCATGCGATTCACAATTTGCTtaaacaaaaatcacattttacaCAAAGTTATATAAAATCGTTCGGTTCGGTTTGAAGAGGCAAAGAAAGAAGGAGAATATTTAAGGGGGGAAAACGAAGGAACACTGAAATTGAGCCGCGCGAGAAAGGAAGCTGAACTTAACACTCTAAAAAGTGGAaacaataaaagaaaaaaaaaactttgttaaacACTATCCTTGCACACTAAACGAGCCTAAAATGCGATTCAGCTGTGAGGGAGTGAGGCTGGCTAGCTTATCTCTTCGTTTGTACACAGAGAATGTCGGCCGACCGTCGTCGGGCGGCGAGCAACGTAGAGGATCATCATTTGTGGCCGCCACCCCGCTCGAGCTCTTCGATCTCCTTCAGAATCTCCGCCTTCCGTTTGGCCTTCTCGATCTGGTCCTTGTCGGGGCGGGGTCCGTCGTTTGCCCGTAACCGCTCCTCAATTACCTCGATTTCGCGGATCTTCTTCCGCAGTTTGCGCAACTTTTTGCTGAGATCACTGTGGCCATCGGCGCCGGACGCCGTACCGAGCTGCAGGTCCTGTACGGCCTTTGTTACGTCGTCGAGCGGCTTGGACTGGTTCTGGGATTGCTGCTGCTTGGAATTCCGTTGATCCTACAAAAAGAAATcagttttcaaatgttgcttgaACCCAACTCCATTCCCCTCTCAGCTCCCACCTGAGCCTGCTGCCGACTGGCCGCCTTCTGCTCTTCCTTCTGCTTCTGCTCCAGCAGCACATCCGGCAGTTCAACGGCTTTCTTTTTAGGCTTGGCATTTGCCGGCTTCGCTTGGCGTTGGTTGGCCTTATTATCCTCGTGCAAAATCAACAGCCCCGGGACGGGATTCTGCGCTGGACGGGCTGCCGCCTTCCGTTGCTCTTTCTCGCGCTTCTCCCGTGCCTTCTGGGCCATTTCCGGGGGCAGTCCCGGTGGAAGCGATGGCTTCTGGGCAAAAAGCTTTCCCTTGCTTTCGTACAGTGGAACCTCCTCCTGGGGGACGTACCCGTCGCGGACACGCCGCGGCTTCCGCCAGGTTCCATCCGGCCGCTGGGTCGCCGGAATAAACttgcctgcaaaaaaaaaagtcttcacTCAACTCCCTCTTCCAAGGTACACAGTCCAACACAAACCTTGACTATCGGTAGCGTACGTGGTCATCCTAGTCCCTCAAACCTCACATCAATCACAGACACCCcacacgacgacgacaacgacggaGACCTCCCTTATTTCAGGTTCCGGAAGAGCGCCAACTTTGCGGATCGATTTGTGTTCAATAAAAAGTCGCACCAATTTCACGCTTGCCGGCCGTTACCAACCCGCGCGCACCGTTCGGAACCGGAACCACCCGAGTCTGTCCCGCCGGAGAATAATCTGCGGTAAGAATTCGTGAGGttcgtgaaaaaaaatgcttttttcaaaggtttttttttctggcttGCGCTTTTTTCTTCTCGCACGAACAAGAACAACAGCGCGTTAAGAAAAGTGACAGTTCTCGGGCGACGACGGGCGCGATGATGACAGTAGTGGGGCGGCGTTCACGGACAGCATTTGGAAGAACGGATCCCGGTTGGTGAGGGGTGATTCGGGTAAAAAACATTCGCCcatcagtcacgaaatattctagcagagctagttctgtcagaatcctgttagaacggtggaacatttctgctataatgctctaagaatatccagctctctaagaattctgctagagtcttgctagaacgtcgtgactggccGAGAATATCAAAAGTGCCCACTTGGCccaattcaattcgaatcgcttacgtattccgtttcaaacgcaacaaccggtacgtacacggaatCGATTGTTGCGTTTGAATCGGAATACGTTTAGGAATACGTAAACGAtacgaattgaattccgtttcagaattccggtTGAGTTTACTGGGCTCCCAGACAACTCAATCGGAactctgaaacggaattcaattcgaatcgtttccGTATTCTgcttcaaacgcaacaaccgattccgtgttcgtaccggttgttgcgtttgaaacggaatacgtaaacgtTTCGAATTGAATACCGTTTCAGAATttcgattgagttgactgggtactAGAGTGGGATATTATATAGaaaagtcagaaatttaccaaaacaTTCAAAGTACGTTTACATGGTAGTTGGGACTTTGTTTGCATCCGATtttctatctctttctagcaaaagttttttgtcagacGACTTCTAGTTGGGTTTTTGGACTGGCCGCCTGGCCAACATATTTCACAtgactgtgacagctcgagctcgatctttgtttgcatcaggttgaGTGAGGgagtgacgaggagttcgtcatttctggagcaacatttgaaagagaCGTTACggcattgctcttacggcctttcattgcacgcgtttaaatgggacgaatggccgtaagagcaatgtcgtaccgcacCCTTCAAATCTTTCTCCAGACTTATgaattgaattatattttttccacTAGGCCTAGATTGCCTTATTCCGCCGATAGCTGTCAGCTATTCTGCATGATTTTCGCACGATTTGTCGGGCGTTACGCAAAACCTAACTAAAACAAGTTTGTCTGAACTGTTTGTAGACTGCACCACAAACACCTTTCTGCGACAGAGACTCAATTTTTCCAAGATAATTAATTCCAAGTGGGATGGcttcatggctttctacctaaggtactcgcgattgagtgtgtagtagtgctgttgtcaaaatcgttatctctgactctctcactccactgacactgacattgtttatgttttggttttcctgatatacagccttggaaTGGCTTCGTGTTTTGACAGCTGTCTGTGTTCCAATTAGCGGATTGGCAATTGATAATTCACATGCAGTTCCAgttcgtgggtctcgtggcgcaggggtagcggcttcggctgccgatcccgatgatgctatgagacgcgggttcgattcccgccttatccactgagcttctatcggatggtgaagtaaaacgtcggtcccggtttctcctgtctcgtcagaggcgctggagcagaaatcccacgttagaggaaggccatgccccggggggcgtagtgccaatagtttcgtttttttccattcgaattaacgaacttcttttcgatctttttgacaagtattaaaattaaaatgtttgaaaagataCGAATACGAATAATCCGTCTGTAGTGTCTGTGCCCTTTATCTTTTCTCAAAcgatttattttttccgtgcactCATACGAACtgtcaaagtttatttttattttttacctcgcgaacgaaaaagaaaagacaacaaaaacaccaaaaattcCACAATCAGCAGAGCGCAGTTGAGTCAGTCCGGTCGGTTCGCGATTCAAGTGCAAATTTCTGTCGTAATCCTTCCCGGGAACAACCGCTGCAGCAAAGCTCATAAATCACAACAGTGTCTCATCGCAGGTGCTGCACATAATTGCACAGGTAAGcagtttttcttctttttttcgagTGGAGCTAAATTTAGCACCAGAGTGCGATTTCTAATTATGGTAAAAAATAGGCTCAGAACAGGTAGATAGTTTAATTTTTCTCTCTTTTCTTACAGCGCAATTTCTCAGAACATGTCGGATAACGAGGAATCGTTCATTGTGCTGGGTTCTACCCCAACGCCGTCGATGGAGCAATATCTGGAGAGTGGCAGCAGTTTGGGGCAGCCCCAGTCGAAAAAGATGACGGAAAGCACCACGACCCAGATCAACTCCGGCAATTTTAGTCTAATACAGGCTGGTGAATCACTCAAACCGAAGTTCGACTCGCCAAAGTGCTCGATTTCGCAACAGGAAGCGTCGAACGGATCGTTCCGTCTCCCGTTATCCGGCGCGAGCAGCATGGCCAGTTCAGTGGGGGCACCACCAGGCGGTGCGAATCCGTTGGCCGCGAGCATCATTATGGGCGAGACCAAGTCCAGCCTGCTGCAGGCGTTTCCCAGCCTGATGCAATCGTCTTCGTCGATGCCGATCGATGAGGTGCAAGCTCTTCAGCACTTGCTGAACGAACATGGCCAAATGAAGGACAGCTTGCATAAGGCGAACGTGGCCATGCGGAAGAATTTTACCAACATACAGAAGTGGCAGGATGAGGTGAAGACAAAGTACGCCGAACAGGTCAGAACCATCGACGAGCAACGCGCCGCACTGGACGGATTGGAAGCGGAGAACAAAACGCTCAAGCAGGCCCTTCAACTGGCCGAAACACGCGCCACGGATCAGGCGAAGAAATTCCAGGAGGAGCGAATCGCCCTGCAGAAGTCGCTGGATGAGTCCAGGCAACAGGTCGAGGCAGAACGGCTGAACGCAACGGCCGAACTGGACGAACTGCGCAAAGCCGtttcggagaagcagtcgattctGCAGAACATGGCCAAACAAATCGAGCGCCTCGAGTTGGAGAAGCAGGAGTTTGTGGTGGTTAGGGCCACAAAAGCGGGAGGAAATGATGTCGGTGCGGACGCAGACTACATCACCAAGGAGGAACACCAGCGTCAGTTGAAGGTGCTGCAGCGAGAGATGTCGGTCGTGGTGGCTAGGAATCTTGAGTTTGATGACATGAAAAATGTCTTCGTCGACGAAATCAACTGCTTGAAGGTTAACCTGTCCGCCGCCGAGGAACTGCACGCAAAGCACCGTACCGAGCTGGCCCGTCAGGCTCGAGACATTGAAACCAAGGACGTTTCGCTGGCGGAAAATATCCGCGAGCTAAAAACGCTTGCCGAACAGGTAGACGTGCTCACCGCACAACTGGACATCTACAAGGTCGACTTTGAGGCGGAACGTACCGCCCGCGCCGAGCTAGCCAGCGAGAAGGACCGCATACTGGCAGATTTGAAGCTGCTGCAGAAGCGCAACCAACAACTTATAGAAGAGGTCCAGAATGGGTTAGTTTGCGCTAATCTAATCCAATTAGACTTCTCTCTTAAACCAAACTTCCCTTTTTCAGAAGAGTCGCCCAGGAGAACGCAACCAAGGCGGCCAACGAGGCGCTGGACAAACGCGTTCCGGAACCACCGACCGAAACGCCTGGACCGAGCCGAGTTGGAGCGAATCCACCGCAGCCGGATCCAGAAGAGCAAGAGTTTGTCCCGTCGATCCTGCACTGTCCGCTGTGTAACAATGCGTATCGCGATCTGACCACCCTGCAGAACCACGTCGAGGATTGCGTTGGTGTCGAGTAAATGTGGGCTCTCACCGAGGTAGGAAGTAGGTTTGCCATAGTAGATGTGTTACGCGTCCCGGCGCGAAGGGCCTTTGGGGCGCATATTTTTATCCTTACGGACTGAGCAATGAATTGTTTGATGAGAGCAGGAATGAGTGAAGTTGAGACGACTTGACATATATAAAATGTTACATGAAGTAAAAACTTTACTTGCTGTTTGTGTATTGTAGCCAACCCTTAACCAtgagaaattcaataaatacaGTATTCGCCTatttagtagtttttttttatttccatctCAAATCTTACAACTAGGTATCCAAGGAGTTCTCTTATGATCCAGAAcatcacaaaaagtttttttttcaatagcttTTCTGCTAATTATGCCCAATCCTTTGCCACACACACAATTGTTTCAGATACTGCAACGCAAAGTTgcactattttacaaaaattgaatCCAGATGTTTAAACATGGAGGATGTTACGAATAGTAATGGCGTTACGCACGCCAGAAATGTCAACGTCGGCAATGAGCAATTCCAT from Culex quinquefasciatus strain JHB chromosome 3, VPISU_Cqui_1.0_pri_paternal, whole genome shotgun sequence includes:
- the LOC6038803 gene encoding partner of Y14 and mago, whose translation is MTTYATDSQGKFIPATQRPDGTWRKPRRVRDGYVPQEEVPLYESKGKLFAQKPSLPPGLPPEMAQKAREKREKEQRKAAARPAQNPVPGLLILHEDNKANQRQAKPANAKPKKKAVELPDVLLEQKQKEEQKAASRQQAQDQRNSKQQQSQNQSKPLDDVTKAVQDLQLGTASGADGHSDLSKKLRKLRKKIREIEVIEERLRANDGPRPDKDQIEKAKRKAEILKEIEELERGGGHK